In Oncorhynchus clarkii lewisi isolate Uvic-CL-2024 chromosome 2, UVic_Ocla_1.0, whole genome shotgun sequence, one DNA window encodes the following:
- the LOC139420777 gene encoding phosphatidylinositol 4-phosphate 5-kinase type-1 alpha-like isoform X5, whose product MKKTIGHRGVETNTGETTYKKTTSSALKGAIQLGITHTVGSLSQKAERDVLMQDFVVVESIFFPSEGSNLTPAHHYSDFRFKTYAPIAFRYFRELFGIRPDDYLYSLCNDGLIELSNSGASGSLFYVSSDDEFIIKTVQHKEAEFLQKLLPGYFMNLNQNKRTLLPKFYGLYCIQAGGKNIRLVVMNNLLPRVVHMHHKYDMKGSTYKRRASAKERDKTFPTFKDLDFIQDLPDGLLLETDNYNALSKTIQRDCLLLQSFKIMDYSLLVGIHNLEQASRERERGGGQMGDSGGSEGAVTPDQRRPQAQKSLYCTAMESIQGEARGKGALESEDHMGGIPARNSKGERLLVFIGIIDILQSYRFIKKLEHSWKALVHDGDTVSVHRPGFYAERFQQFMCNTVFKKIPLKLSPSKKSRGGGPGGLRRAPTLGGPTPLSHAAGQSVVDSRLVYQSHFNKADAEGDGGMQSGRPDLVPRTPPLAGGSGDAEANFSTSSLGSTGLTSSSPLLQSVGVEVHRAVTSTEQDHGVSHSMGAEVEASGDQSGNEDAISLSDIIPETNICFVSLAQSFSSSSSS is encoded by the exons ATGAAGAAGACCATTGGACACAGAGGAGTTGAGACGAACACTGGAGAGACCACCTATAAGAAG ACCACGTCGTCAGCCCTGAAAGGAGCAATTCAGCTGGGCATCACTCACACTGTGGGCAGCCTGAGTCAGAAGGCTGAGAGGGATGTTCTCATGCAGGACTTTGTGGTGGTCGAGAGCATCTTCTTCCCCAG tgaaGGCAGTAACCTGACCCCTGCCCACCACTACAGTGATTTCAGGTTTAAGACCTACGCCCCCATCGCCTTCCGCTACTTCAGAGAACTCTTTGGCATCCGGCCAGACGACTACCTG TACTCTCTGTGTAACGATGGCCTGATAGAGCTGTCTAACTCCGGCGCCAGCGGCTCTCTCTTCTACGTGTCCAGTGATGATGAGTTCATTATCAAGACGGTGCAGCACAAAGAGGCTGAGTTTCTCCAGAAGCTACTGCCAGGATACTTCATG AACCTGAATCAGAACAAACGGACCCTGCTCCCTAAGTTCTACGGTCTGTACTGCATCCAGGCGGGAGGGAAGAACATCCGCCTGGTGGTGATGAACAACCTGCTGCCCCGCGTGGTCCACATGCACCATAAGTACGACATGAAGGGTTCCACCTATAAGAGACGGGCCTCAGCCAAGGAGAGGGACAAGACTTTTCCCACCTTTAAAGACCTCGACTTCATCCAGGATCTGCCTGATGGACTACTGCTGGAGACGGACAACTACAACGCCCTTAGCAAGACCATCCAGAGAGACTGcctg CTCCTGCAGAGTTTTAAAATCATGGACTACAGTCTACTGGTGGGGATCCATAACCTGGAGCAGGctagtagagagagggagcgaggtgGGGGGCAGATGGGGGACAGTGGGGGGTCAGAGGGGGCAGTAACCCCAGACCAGCGCCGACCCCAGGCCCAGAAAAGTCTATACTGCACAGCCATGGAGTCTATACAGGGAGAGGCCCGCGGGAAGGGAGCCCTGGAGTCTGAGGACCA TATGGGCGGGATCCCAGCCAGGAACTCTAAAGGAGAGAGGTTGCTGGTCTTTATCGGCATCATCGACATTCTGCAGTCCTACAG GTTCATCAAGAAGTTGGAACACTCGTGGAAGGCCCTCGTCCATGATGGG GATACAGTGTCGGTGCACAGACCAGGCTTCTACGCTGAGCGCTTCCAACAATTCATGTGTAACACAGTGTTCAAGAAGATCCCAT TGAAGCTCTCCCCATCCAAGAAGTCTCGTGGTGGGGGTCCGGGGGGTCTGAGGAGAGCTCCTACTCTGGGAggccccacccccctctcccacgctgctggacagtctgtggtggactCCCGACTCGTCTACCAATCACACTTCAACAAGGCTGATGCAGAGGGAGACGGTG GCATGCAGTCGGGCAGGCCAGACCTGGTGCCAAGGACACCTCCCCTGGCGGGAGGGTCAGGGGATGCGGAGGCCAACTTTTCCACGTCCTCATTAGGAAGCACAGgactcacctcctcctctcctctgctaca gtcaGTAGGGGTTGAGGTACATAGAGCAGTAACAAGCACAGAACAAGACCACGGTGTCTCCCACAG tatggGTGCGGAAGTGGAAGCGTCAGGTGATCAGTCAGGTAATGAAGATGCCATCTCACTATCAGACATCATCCCAGAGACTAACATCTGCTTTGTAAGTCTGGCCCaatccttttcctcctcctcctcctcttaa
- the LOC139420777 gene encoding phosphatidylinositol 4-phosphate 5-kinase type-1 alpha-like isoform X3 — MPCSCVTGCGCSVSSSIDIRTQFWRRALQRGSSASRKVASPEIPGSSQSMKKTIGHRGVETNTGETTYKKTTSSALKGAIQLGITHTVGSLSQKAERDVLMQDFVVVESIFFPSEGSNLTPAHHYSDFRFKTYAPIAFRYFRELFGIRPDDYLYSLCNDGLIELSNSGASGSLFYVSSDDEFIIKTVQHKEAEFLQKLLPGYFMNLNQNKRTLLPKFYGLYCIQAGGKNIRLVVMNNLLPRVVHMHHKYDMKGSTYKRRASAKERDKTFPTFKDLDFIQDLPDGLLLETDNYNALSKTIQRDCLLLQSFKIMDYSLLVGIHNLEQASRERERGGGQMGDSGGSEGAVTPDQRRPQAQKSLYCTAMESIQGEARGKGALESEDHMGGIPARNSKGERLLVFIGIIDILQSYRFIKKLEHSWKALVHDGDTVSVHRPGFYAERFQQFMCNTVFKKIPLKLSPSKKSRGGGPGGLRRAPTLGGPTPLSHAAGQSVVDSRLVYQSHFNKADAEGDGGMQSGRPDLVPRTPPLAGGSGDAEANFSTSSLGSTGLTSSSPLLQSVGVEVHRAVTSTEQDHGVSHSMGAEVEASGDQSGNEDAISLSDIIPETNICF, encoded by the exons ggtCCAGTGCGTCTCGGAAAGTGGCATCTCCAGAG atTCCTGGATCCAGTCAGAGTATGAAGAAGACCATTGGACACAGAGGAGTTGAGACGAACACTGGAGAGACCACCTATAAGAAG ACCACGTCGTCAGCCCTGAAAGGAGCAATTCAGCTGGGCATCACTCACACTGTGGGCAGCCTGAGTCAGAAGGCTGAGAGGGATGTTCTCATGCAGGACTTTGTGGTGGTCGAGAGCATCTTCTTCCCCAG tgaaGGCAGTAACCTGACCCCTGCCCACCACTACAGTGATTTCAGGTTTAAGACCTACGCCCCCATCGCCTTCCGCTACTTCAGAGAACTCTTTGGCATCCGGCCAGACGACTACCTG TACTCTCTGTGTAACGATGGCCTGATAGAGCTGTCTAACTCCGGCGCCAGCGGCTCTCTCTTCTACGTGTCCAGTGATGATGAGTTCATTATCAAGACGGTGCAGCACAAAGAGGCTGAGTTTCTCCAGAAGCTACTGCCAGGATACTTCATG AACCTGAATCAGAACAAACGGACCCTGCTCCCTAAGTTCTACGGTCTGTACTGCATCCAGGCGGGAGGGAAGAACATCCGCCTGGTGGTGATGAACAACCTGCTGCCCCGCGTGGTCCACATGCACCATAAGTACGACATGAAGGGTTCCACCTATAAGAGACGGGCCTCAGCCAAGGAGAGGGACAAGACTTTTCCCACCTTTAAAGACCTCGACTTCATCCAGGATCTGCCTGATGGACTACTGCTGGAGACGGACAACTACAACGCCCTTAGCAAGACCATCCAGAGAGACTGcctg CTCCTGCAGAGTTTTAAAATCATGGACTACAGTCTACTGGTGGGGATCCATAACCTGGAGCAGGctagtagagagagggagcgaggtgGGGGGCAGATGGGGGACAGTGGGGGGTCAGAGGGGGCAGTAACCCCAGACCAGCGCCGACCCCAGGCCCAGAAAAGTCTATACTGCACAGCCATGGAGTCTATACAGGGAGAGGCCCGCGGGAAGGGAGCCCTGGAGTCTGAGGACCA TATGGGCGGGATCCCAGCCAGGAACTCTAAAGGAGAGAGGTTGCTGGTCTTTATCGGCATCATCGACATTCTGCAGTCCTACAG GTTCATCAAGAAGTTGGAACACTCGTGGAAGGCCCTCGTCCATGATGGG GATACAGTGTCGGTGCACAGACCAGGCTTCTACGCTGAGCGCTTCCAACAATTCATGTGTAACACAGTGTTCAAGAAGATCCCAT TGAAGCTCTCCCCATCCAAGAAGTCTCGTGGTGGGGGTCCGGGGGGTCTGAGGAGAGCTCCTACTCTGGGAggccccacccccctctcccacgctgctggacagtctgtggtggactCCCGACTCGTCTACCAATCACACTTCAACAAGGCTGATGCAGAGGGAGACGGTG GCATGCAGTCGGGCAGGCCAGACCTGGTGCCAAGGACACCTCCCCTGGCGGGAGGGTCAGGGGATGCGGAGGCCAACTTTTCCACGTCCTCATTAGGAAGCACAGgactcacctcctcctctcctctgctaca gtcaGTAGGGGTTGAGGTACATAGAGCAGTAACAAGCACAGAACAAGACCACGGTGTCTCCCACAG tatggGTGCGGAAGTGGAAGCGTCAGGTGATCAGTCAGGTAATGAAGATGCCATCTCACTATCAGACATCATCCCAGAGACTAACATCTGCTTT TAA
- the LOC139420777 gene encoding phosphatidylinositol 4-phosphate 5-kinase type-1 alpha-like isoform X4: MATAVPVDSGLTAPTDIRTQFWRRALQRGSSASRKVASPEIPGSSQSMKKTIGHRGVETNTGETTYKKTTSSALKGAIQLGITHTVGSLSQKAERDVLMQDFVVVESIFFPSEGSNLTPAHHYSDFRFKTYAPIAFRYFRELFGIRPDDYLYSLCNDGLIELSNSGASGSLFYVSSDDEFIIKTVQHKEAEFLQKLLPGYFMNLNQNKRTLLPKFYGLYCIQAGGKNIRLVVMNNLLPRVVHMHHKYDMKGSTYKRRASAKERDKTFPTFKDLDFIQDLPDGLLLETDNYNALSKTIQRDCLLLQSFKIMDYSLLVGIHNLEQASRERERGGGQMGDSGGSEGAVTPDQRRPQAQKSLYCTAMESIQGEARGKGALESEDHMGGIPARNSKGERLLVFIGIIDILQSYRFIKKLEHSWKALVHDGDTVSVHRPGFYAERFQQFMCNTVFKKIPLKLSPSKKSRGGGPGGLRRAPTLGGPTPLSHAAGQSVVDSRLVYQSHFNKADAEGDGGMQSGRPDLVPRTPPLAGGSGDAEANFSTSSLGSTGLTSSSPLLQSVGVEVHRAVTSTEQDHGVSHSMGAEVEASGDQSGNEDAISLSDIIPETNICF, from the exons ggtCCAGTGCGTCTCGGAAAGTGGCATCTCCAGAG atTCCTGGATCCAGTCAGAGTATGAAGAAGACCATTGGACACAGAGGAGTTGAGACGAACACTGGAGAGACCACCTATAAGAAG ACCACGTCGTCAGCCCTGAAAGGAGCAATTCAGCTGGGCATCACTCACACTGTGGGCAGCCTGAGTCAGAAGGCTGAGAGGGATGTTCTCATGCAGGACTTTGTGGTGGTCGAGAGCATCTTCTTCCCCAG tgaaGGCAGTAACCTGACCCCTGCCCACCACTACAGTGATTTCAGGTTTAAGACCTACGCCCCCATCGCCTTCCGCTACTTCAGAGAACTCTTTGGCATCCGGCCAGACGACTACCTG TACTCTCTGTGTAACGATGGCCTGATAGAGCTGTCTAACTCCGGCGCCAGCGGCTCTCTCTTCTACGTGTCCAGTGATGATGAGTTCATTATCAAGACGGTGCAGCACAAAGAGGCTGAGTTTCTCCAGAAGCTACTGCCAGGATACTTCATG AACCTGAATCAGAACAAACGGACCCTGCTCCCTAAGTTCTACGGTCTGTACTGCATCCAGGCGGGAGGGAAGAACATCCGCCTGGTGGTGATGAACAACCTGCTGCCCCGCGTGGTCCACATGCACCATAAGTACGACATGAAGGGTTCCACCTATAAGAGACGGGCCTCAGCCAAGGAGAGGGACAAGACTTTTCCCACCTTTAAAGACCTCGACTTCATCCAGGATCTGCCTGATGGACTACTGCTGGAGACGGACAACTACAACGCCCTTAGCAAGACCATCCAGAGAGACTGcctg CTCCTGCAGAGTTTTAAAATCATGGACTACAGTCTACTGGTGGGGATCCATAACCTGGAGCAGGctagtagagagagggagcgaggtgGGGGGCAGATGGGGGACAGTGGGGGGTCAGAGGGGGCAGTAACCCCAGACCAGCGCCGACCCCAGGCCCAGAAAAGTCTATACTGCACAGCCATGGAGTCTATACAGGGAGAGGCCCGCGGGAAGGGAGCCCTGGAGTCTGAGGACCA TATGGGCGGGATCCCAGCCAGGAACTCTAAAGGAGAGAGGTTGCTGGTCTTTATCGGCATCATCGACATTCTGCAGTCCTACAG GTTCATCAAGAAGTTGGAACACTCGTGGAAGGCCCTCGTCCATGATGGG GATACAGTGTCGGTGCACAGACCAGGCTTCTACGCTGAGCGCTTCCAACAATTCATGTGTAACACAGTGTTCAAGAAGATCCCAT TGAAGCTCTCCCCATCCAAGAAGTCTCGTGGTGGGGGTCCGGGGGGTCTGAGGAGAGCTCCTACTCTGGGAggccccacccccctctcccacgctgctggacagtctgtggtggactCCCGACTCGTCTACCAATCACACTTCAACAAGGCTGATGCAGAGGGAGACGGTG GCATGCAGTCGGGCAGGCCAGACCTGGTGCCAAGGACACCTCCCCTGGCGGGAGGGTCAGGGGATGCGGAGGCCAACTTTTCCACGTCCTCATTAGGAAGCACAGgactcacctcctcctctcctctgctaca gtcaGTAGGGGTTGAGGTACATAGAGCAGTAACAAGCACAGAACAAGACCACGGTGTCTCCCACAG tatggGTGCGGAAGTGGAAGCGTCAGGTGATCAGTCAGGTAATGAAGATGCCATCTCACTATCAGACATCATCCCAGAGACTAACATCTGCTTT TAA
- the LOC139420777 gene encoding phosphatidylinositol 4-phosphate 5-kinase type-1 alpha-like isoform X2: MATAVPVDSGLTAPTDIRTQFWRRALQRGSSASRKVASPEIPGSSQSMKKTIGHRGVETNTGETTYKKTTSSALKGAIQLGITHTVGSLSQKAERDVLMQDFVVVESIFFPSEGSNLTPAHHYSDFRFKTYAPIAFRYFRELFGIRPDDYLYSLCNDGLIELSNSGASGSLFYVSSDDEFIIKTVQHKEAEFLQKLLPGYFMNLNQNKRTLLPKFYGLYCIQAGGKNIRLVVMNNLLPRVVHMHHKYDMKGSTYKRRASAKERDKTFPTFKDLDFIQDLPDGLLLETDNYNALSKTIQRDCLLLQSFKIMDYSLLVGIHNLEQASRERERGGGQMGDSGGSEGAVTPDQRRPQAQKSLYCTAMESIQGEARGKGALESEDHMGGIPARNSKGERLLVFIGIIDILQSYRFIKKLEHSWKALVHDGDTVSVHRPGFYAERFQQFMCNTVFKKIPLKLSPSKKSRGGGPGGLRRAPTLGGPTPLSHAAGQSVVDSRLVYQSHFNKADAEGDGGMQSGRPDLVPRTPPLAGGSGDAEANFSTSSLGSTGLTSSSPLLQSVGVEVHRAVTSTEQDHGVSHSMGAEVEASGDQSGNEDAISLSDIIPETNICFVSLAQSFSSSSSS, encoded by the exons ggtCCAGTGCGTCTCGGAAAGTGGCATCTCCAGAG atTCCTGGATCCAGTCAGAGTATGAAGAAGACCATTGGACACAGAGGAGTTGAGACGAACACTGGAGAGACCACCTATAAGAAG ACCACGTCGTCAGCCCTGAAAGGAGCAATTCAGCTGGGCATCACTCACACTGTGGGCAGCCTGAGTCAGAAGGCTGAGAGGGATGTTCTCATGCAGGACTTTGTGGTGGTCGAGAGCATCTTCTTCCCCAG tgaaGGCAGTAACCTGACCCCTGCCCACCACTACAGTGATTTCAGGTTTAAGACCTACGCCCCCATCGCCTTCCGCTACTTCAGAGAACTCTTTGGCATCCGGCCAGACGACTACCTG TACTCTCTGTGTAACGATGGCCTGATAGAGCTGTCTAACTCCGGCGCCAGCGGCTCTCTCTTCTACGTGTCCAGTGATGATGAGTTCATTATCAAGACGGTGCAGCACAAAGAGGCTGAGTTTCTCCAGAAGCTACTGCCAGGATACTTCATG AACCTGAATCAGAACAAACGGACCCTGCTCCCTAAGTTCTACGGTCTGTACTGCATCCAGGCGGGAGGGAAGAACATCCGCCTGGTGGTGATGAACAACCTGCTGCCCCGCGTGGTCCACATGCACCATAAGTACGACATGAAGGGTTCCACCTATAAGAGACGGGCCTCAGCCAAGGAGAGGGACAAGACTTTTCCCACCTTTAAAGACCTCGACTTCATCCAGGATCTGCCTGATGGACTACTGCTGGAGACGGACAACTACAACGCCCTTAGCAAGACCATCCAGAGAGACTGcctg CTCCTGCAGAGTTTTAAAATCATGGACTACAGTCTACTGGTGGGGATCCATAACCTGGAGCAGGctagtagagagagggagcgaggtgGGGGGCAGATGGGGGACAGTGGGGGGTCAGAGGGGGCAGTAACCCCAGACCAGCGCCGACCCCAGGCCCAGAAAAGTCTATACTGCACAGCCATGGAGTCTATACAGGGAGAGGCCCGCGGGAAGGGAGCCCTGGAGTCTGAGGACCA TATGGGCGGGATCCCAGCCAGGAACTCTAAAGGAGAGAGGTTGCTGGTCTTTATCGGCATCATCGACATTCTGCAGTCCTACAG GTTCATCAAGAAGTTGGAACACTCGTGGAAGGCCCTCGTCCATGATGGG GATACAGTGTCGGTGCACAGACCAGGCTTCTACGCTGAGCGCTTCCAACAATTCATGTGTAACACAGTGTTCAAGAAGATCCCAT TGAAGCTCTCCCCATCCAAGAAGTCTCGTGGTGGGGGTCCGGGGGGTCTGAGGAGAGCTCCTACTCTGGGAggccccacccccctctcccacgctgctggacagtctgtggtggactCCCGACTCGTCTACCAATCACACTTCAACAAGGCTGATGCAGAGGGAGACGGTG GCATGCAGTCGGGCAGGCCAGACCTGGTGCCAAGGACACCTCCCCTGGCGGGAGGGTCAGGGGATGCGGAGGCCAACTTTTCCACGTCCTCATTAGGAAGCACAGgactcacctcctcctctcctctgctaca gtcaGTAGGGGTTGAGGTACATAGAGCAGTAACAAGCACAGAACAAGACCACGGTGTCTCCCACAG tatggGTGCGGAAGTGGAAGCGTCAGGTGATCAGTCAGGTAATGAAGATGCCATCTCACTATCAGACATCATCCCAGAGACTAACATCTGCTTTGTAAGTCTGGCCCaatccttttcctcctcctcctcctcttaa
- the LOC139420777 gene encoding phosphatidylinositol 4-phosphate 5-kinase type-1 alpha-like isoform X1, which translates to MPCSCVTGCGCSVSSSIDIRTQFWRRALQRGSSASRKVASPEIPGSSQSMKKTIGHRGVETNTGETTYKKTTSSALKGAIQLGITHTVGSLSQKAERDVLMQDFVVVESIFFPSEGSNLTPAHHYSDFRFKTYAPIAFRYFRELFGIRPDDYLYSLCNDGLIELSNSGASGSLFYVSSDDEFIIKTVQHKEAEFLQKLLPGYFMNLNQNKRTLLPKFYGLYCIQAGGKNIRLVVMNNLLPRVVHMHHKYDMKGSTYKRRASAKERDKTFPTFKDLDFIQDLPDGLLLETDNYNALSKTIQRDCLLLQSFKIMDYSLLVGIHNLEQASRERERGGGQMGDSGGSEGAVTPDQRRPQAQKSLYCTAMESIQGEARGKGALESEDHMGGIPARNSKGERLLVFIGIIDILQSYRFIKKLEHSWKALVHDGDTVSVHRPGFYAERFQQFMCNTVFKKIPLKLSPSKKSRGGGPGGLRRAPTLGGPTPLSHAAGQSVVDSRLVYQSHFNKADAEGDGGMQSGRPDLVPRTPPLAGGSGDAEANFSTSSLGSTGLTSSSPLLQSVGVEVHRAVTSTEQDHGVSHSMGAEVEASGDQSGNEDAISLSDIIPETNICFVSLAQSFSSSSSS; encoded by the exons ggtCCAGTGCGTCTCGGAAAGTGGCATCTCCAGAG atTCCTGGATCCAGTCAGAGTATGAAGAAGACCATTGGACACAGAGGAGTTGAGACGAACACTGGAGAGACCACCTATAAGAAG ACCACGTCGTCAGCCCTGAAAGGAGCAATTCAGCTGGGCATCACTCACACTGTGGGCAGCCTGAGTCAGAAGGCTGAGAGGGATGTTCTCATGCAGGACTTTGTGGTGGTCGAGAGCATCTTCTTCCCCAG tgaaGGCAGTAACCTGACCCCTGCCCACCACTACAGTGATTTCAGGTTTAAGACCTACGCCCCCATCGCCTTCCGCTACTTCAGAGAACTCTTTGGCATCCGGCCAGACGACTACCTG TACTCTCTGTGTAACGATGGCCTGATAGAGCTGTCTAACTCCGGCGCCAGCGGCTCTCTCTTCTACGTGTCCAGTGATGATGAGTTCATTATCAAGACGGTGCAGCACAAAGAGGCTGAGTTTCTCCAGAAGCTACTGCCAGGATACTTCATG AACCTGAATCAGAACAAACGGACCCTGCTCCCTAAGTTCTACGGTCTGTACTGCATCCAGGCGGGAGGGAAGAACATCCGCCTGGTGGTGATGAACAACCTGCTGCCCCGCGTGGTCCACATGCACCATAAGTACGACATGAAGGGTTCCACCTATAAGAGACGGGCCTCAGCCAAGGAGAGGGACAAGACTTTTCCCACCTTTAAAGACCTCGACTTCATCCAGGATCTGCCTGATGGACTACTGCTGGAGACGGACAACTACAACGCCCTTAGCAAGACCATCCAGAGAGACTGcctg CTCCTGCAGAGTTTTAAAATCATGGACTACAGTCTACTGGTGGGGATCCATAACCTGGAGCAGGctagtagagagagggagcgaggtgGGGGGCAGATGGGGGACAGTGGGGGGTCAGAGGGGGCAGTAACCCCAGACCAGCGCCGACCCCAGGCCCAGAAAAGTCTATACTGCACAGCCATGGAGTCTATACAGGGAGAGGCCCGCGGGAAGGGAGCCCTGGAGTCTGAGGACCA TATGGGCGGGATCCCAGCCAGGAACTCTAAAGGAGAGAGGTTGCTGGTCTTTATCGGCATCATCGACATTCTGCAGTCCTACAG GTTCATCAAGAAGTTGGAACACTCGTGGAAGGCCCTCGTCCATGATGGG GATACAGTGTCGGTGCACAGACCAGGCTTCTACGCTGAGCGCTTCCAACAATTCATGTGTAACACAGTGTTCAAGAAGATCCCAT TGAAGCTCTCCCCATCCAAGAAGTCTCGTGGTGGGGGTCCGGGGGGTCTGAGGAGAGCTCCTACTCTGGGAggccccacccccctctcccacgctgctggacagtctgtggtggactCCCGACTCGTCTACCAATCACACTTCAACAAGGCTGATGCAGAGGGAGACGGTG GCATGCAGTCGGGCAGGCCAGACCTGGTGCCAAGGACACCTCCCCTGGCGGGAGGGTCAGGGGATGCGGAGGCCAACTTTTCCACGTCCTCATTAGGAAGCACAGgactcacctcctcctctcctctgctaca gtcaGTAGGGGTTGAGGTACATAGAGCAGTAACAAGCACAGAACAAGACCACGGTGTCTCCCACAG tatggGTGCGGAAGTGGAAGCGTCAGGTGATCAGTCAGGTAATGAAGATGCCATCTCACTATCAGACATCATCCCAGAGACTAACATCTGCTTTGTAAGTCTGGCCCaatccttttcctcctcctcctcctcttaa